One window of the Salvia splendens isolate huo1 chromosome 1, SspV2, whole genome shotgun sequence genome contains the following:
- the LOC121755285 gene encoding CAP-Gly domain-containing linker protein 1-like isoform X2, protein MAETEVSNVASKMVAIEEICGLDMSSNQDLLKPDSNGNNHHNQANDLDHSYIFVTGADGLPDDTLDDKGVAIGGSSVPPPPEDSQYKKVGEFCEEAPHLIEGENGEVEPSNGHSHLVNYITCNHESSHENGQGVQVSVTDSGEVNANKIESSLEAEVELVDSDGISESLAKAEGFHVSVADPQEVHTGKPGSAAEATVKQVEDSISNGISESMPEAEVVKAVDQNRGIEAVEDGEQENVDGVKIAESPRVVENQETQVGALELVAEVEENGESRTNFSNINGSHSPDDGENQSNTSVTEALVQQSSQDMVVDEDKHDLQNVSMEAENDAKPTSEAAEHEVPTSTSLGLDSEPFSVHNMNKILEEEAKTDLSSDVLENQQGDDSGFSNIAQDMVGETDDLKPVVSSTDSHVQTTRDLVLEENNEDLPVLEVDNGPQYHEESQELLAVCNADSQMLTICDLVLDEKNEESSVPEVEQVAKCDEKSEEESVVSSTASQVPNSQDMVLEEKNEYSSVSEVEDGIQYHEEYQAQPVKSSSGSQVLITHDLVLKEKNEVSSESEVEDGIQCHEESQEQPVVSSSDSHDETTSDLVIEGKKEDLPVSVSEVEDGIQCHEESQEQPVVSSSDSHDETASDLVLDGKENDLSVSVSEVDSGAQNTKDSQEQPDVSGVSDDTLPSETSTQVSGQTESYPTADVHAPQSELKVSDVAEIGKFSSPSVVGLESQIIEQVVPAHDSGIRCTVEEASSGSDGVLDMVGPEKEIAFEGGEAHSESTVSSGKSEVGDSSPETLDVKLEPDGHVPDFSAINSGEKIDDVTVSCRTDNSDSCNARVVNLELEVDGVQNVADQLAGAPENLLVQEKENTENSQNEETSVSSAGVSTTSTTVVEDKSIKTKPFNFLIRTPRFDDESLREQIRLAKLQVDETTKLRDAVQLKIQEKRANTQIHGIDYEYAKSEGRNARKLVRSKRTEIDSLQSVINKAKNALSIEDIDKQIHNMEHMIQHETLPLKEEKQFIREIKQLKQLREQLSSNMGSQDEIKKALEQREETEERLKILRKELDVLKSRVVKAEATAVEAGKKYDDENRKVKELQAQFRAANDVRQEAYAQWQDLRKELTKKSKYFFKYKDAAAVASNYAYSRDTEALYLLCMNQVESFMELWNTNPEFRSDYAKFNARSNVRRFGTLDCRSLGPDEVPPVLPSYANERGNKRVAVSTPAKVDLAPQDPTMELNQKIPTEKMTVDSKSIKKVTEPKNQKIVNAPAVTVQENGPDTHTVSHLADEEPVKSREEIELIRKAEELRREEDAAKLKEQCRLEALAKANEARERKKRQAEKMQQRAELKTQKEAEQREKEREKRLRKKERKKAVGTDANDITNNNCETAASSESAAENNSKDVDVKETTTATTKKAQKPWLAAKHSKGKSIPPPLRNRNKKKLQQWMWVGITSIIILVLFWLGNMGMFSNVALKRRAPVY, encoded by the exons atgGCCGAAACGGAGGTTTCAAATGTGGCGTCTAAAATGGTTGCAATTGAGGAGATATGTGGGTTGGACATGAGCTCTAACCAGGATCTACTCAAGCCCGATAGCAACGGTAACAACCACCATAACCAAGCCAATGATCTGGATCACTCATATATTTTTGTTACTGGGGCTGATGGCCTCCCTGATGATACTCTCGATGACAAGGGTGTGGCTATTGGGGGTTCTAGTGTTCCGCCTCCACCTGAGGATtcccaatataaaaaagttggTGAATTTTGTGAGGAAGCTCCACACCTGATTGAGGGGGAGAATGGGGAAGTTGAGCCGAGCAACGGGCACTCTCACCTAGTAAATTATATTACCTGCAATCATGAGAGTTCCCATGAGAATGGACAGGGGGTCCAAGTTTCTGTTACTGACTCTGGGGAGGTGAATgctaataaaattgaaagttcgtTGGAAGCTGAAGTTGAACTTGTGGATTCAGATGGAATAAGTGAAAGCTTGGCAAAAGCTGAGGGGTTCCACGTTTCAGTTGCTGATCCTCAGGAGGTGCATACTGGGAAACCTGGAAGTGCGGCTGAAGCTACTGTTAAGCAAGTTGAGGATTCAATTTCAAACGGAATATCTGAAAGCATGCCGGAAGCTGAGGTAGTGAAGGCTGTTGATCAAAATAGAGGAATTGAGGCTGTGGAAGATGGCGAACAAGAGAATGTTGATGGTGTTAAAATAGCGGAGTCCCCTCGTGTTGTTGAGAATCAGGAAACTCAAGTTGGGGCTTTAGAGTTGGTAGCAGAAGTAGAAGAGAATGGAGAATCACGTACCAATTTTTCGAACATCAATGGTTCCCATAGTCCCGATGATGGTGAAAATCAAAGTAACACAAGTGTAACTGAGGCATTGGTGCAACAAAGCTCTCAAGACATGGTTGTGGATGAAGATAAGCATGATTTGCAAAATGTTTCTATGGAGGCTGAGAATGATGCAAAACCGACCTCAGAAGCTGCAGAACATGAAGTTCCTACATCAACTTCCCTGGGTTTGGATTCAGAACCGTTTTCAGTTCATAATATGAACAAGATCCTTGAGGAGGAGGCGAAGACAGACTTGAGCTCGGATGTACTTGAAAATCAACAGGGTGATGACTCTGGGTTTAGTAACATTGCTCAAGATATGGTGGGAGAAACAGATGATCTAAAACCTGTTGTGAGTAGTACTGATTCTCATGTACAAACTACTCGTGACTTGGTTTTAGAAGAAAACAATGAGGACTTGCCTGTACTTGAAGTTGATAATGGCCCACAATATCATGAAGAATCACAGGAACTCCTGGCTGTATGCAATGCTGATTCTCAAATGCTAACCATTTGTGACTTGGTTTTAGATGAAAAAAATGAGGAATCATCTGTACCCGAAGTTGAACAGGTGGCTAAATGTGATGAGAAATCAGAGGAAGAATCTGTGGTGAGCAGCACTGCTTCTCAAGTGCCAAATAGTCAGGACATGGttttagaagaaaaaaatgaatactCATCTGTATCTGAAGTTGAAGATGGTATTCAATATCATGAAGAATATCAAGCACAACCTGTGAAAAGTAGTTCTGGTTCCCAAGTGCTAATTACTCATGACTTggttttgaaagaaaaaaacgaAGTCtcatctgaatctgaagttgaAGATGGTATTCAATGTCATGAAGAATCTCAGGAGCAACCTGTGGTGAGTAGTTCTGATTCTCATGATGAAACTACTAGTGACTTGGTTATAGAAGGAAAGAAAGAGGACTTGCCTGTATCTGTATCTGAAGTTGAAGATGGTATTCAATGTCATGAAGAATCTCAGGAGCAGCCTGTGGTGAGTAGCTCTGATTCTCATGATGAAACTGCTAGTGACTTGGTTTTAGATGGAAAGGAAAACGACTTGTCTGTATCTGTATCTGAAGTTGACAGTGGTGCTCAAAATACCAAAGATTCTCAGGAACAACCTGATGTTTCTGGAGTATCTGATGATACTTTGCCATCTGAAACCTCAACTCAGGTTTCTGGCCAAACGGAAAGCTATCCAACAGCAGATGTTCATGCACCTCAAAGTGAACTTAAAGTTTCTGATGTTGCAGAAATTGGAAAATTCTCTTCTCCTTCAGTTGTTGGTCTAGAATCACAAATCATTGAGCAAGTAGTTCCTGCTCATGACAGTGGGATTAGGTGTACTGTAGAGGAGGCAAGCTCAGGATCTGACGGTGTGCTTGACATGGTGGGTCCAGAAAAGGAAATAGCTTTTGAAGGCGGTGAGGCCCATTCTGAATCTACAGTCTCAAGTGGGAAATCAGAAGTTGGAGATAGCTCACCAGAAACACTTGATGTGAAATTGGAACCTGATGGTCATGTTCCTGACTTTTCTGCCATTAACAGTGGCGAAAAGATTGATGATGTGACTGTCTCTTGTAGAACAGATAATTCTGATAGCTGTAATGCTCGTGTAGTGAACCTTGAGTTGGAGGTAGATGGTGTTCAAAATGTGGCAGATCAACTGGCAGGTGCTCCAGAGAACCTGCTGGTGCAAGAGAAAGAGAACACTGAGAATTCTCAGAACGAAGAGACCTCTGTGTCTTCAGCAGGGGTGTCCACTACAAGTACTACTGTTGTAGAAGACAAAAGTATCAAGACAAAGCCATTCAACTTTCTGATTAGGACTCCAAGATTTGATGATGAAAGTCTTAGAGAACAAATCAGACTTGCAAAGCTACAAGTTGATGAGACGACAAAACTCAGGGATGCTGTTCAACTTAAAATCCAAGAGAAAAGA GCCAACACTCAGATTCATGGTATCGATTATGAGTATGCCAAGAGTGAAGGCAGGAATGCTCGAAAGTTGGTCAGGTCAAAGCGCACAGAAATAGATTCTCTTCAGTCTGTGATCAACAAGGCAAAGAATGCATTATCTATTGAGGATATTGATAAACAG ATACATAATATGGAACATATGATACAACATGAGACTCTTCCCTTGAAGGAAGAAAAACAATTTATTCGTGAAATCAAGCAACTGAAGCAACTTCGTGAACAATTGTCTTCTAACATGGGTAGCCAAGATGAAATCAAGAAGGCTCTTGAGCAGAGAGAGGAGACTGAAGAGCGCTTAAAG ATTCTAAGGAAAGAGCTTGACGTTCTAAAGAGTAGAGTTGTAAAGGCTGAAGCAACTGCTGTGGAAGCTGGAAAAAAATATGATGATGAAAACAGGAAGGTTAAGGAACTCCAAGCTCAGTTTAGGGCTGCCAATGATGTCCGACAAGAAGCCTATGCTCAGTGGCAGGATTTGAGAAAAGAACTCACAAAAAAG AGCAAATACTTCTTCAAGTACAAGGATGCTGCTGCTGTTGCCAGCAATTATGCATATAGCAGGGATACAGAAGCACTTTACCTCCTGTGCATGAATCAG GTTGAAAGTTTTATGGAGCTGTGGAATACGAACCCTGAGTTCCGTAGCGACTACGCCAAGTTCAATGCAAGGAGTAATGTCCGGAGATTCGGGACTTTGGACTGTCGTTCACTTGGACCTGACGAGGTACCACCTGTCTTACCCAGTTATGCTAATGAGAGAGGTAATAAGAGGGTGGCGGTGTCAACACCAGCCAAGGTTGATCTAGCGCCACAAGATCCAACTATGGAGCTAAATCAAAAAATACCTACTGAGAAAATGACCGTAGACAGTAAATCAATCAAGAAAGTGACAGAACCCAAGAACCAGAAAATAGTAAACGCGCCTGCTGTCACTGTACAAGAAAACGGGCCAGATACTCATACTGTAAGCCACCTTGCCGATGAGGAGCCGGTCAAATCTAGGGAGGAGATTGAGTTGATAAGGAAAGCGGAAGAACTGAGAAGAGAGGAAGACGCAGCAAAGCTGAAAGAGCAATGCCGCTTGGAGGCACTTGCAAAGGCCAATGAGGCACGCGAAAGGAAGAAGCGGCAAGCAGAGAAGATGCAGCAAAGAGCAGAACTGAAGACACAGAAGGAGGCAGAACAGAgagaaaag gagagagagaagagactGAGAAAGAAGGAAAGGAAGAAGGCTGTAGGAACAGACGCTAATGATATCACCAACAACAACTGTGAAACAGCGGCAAGCTCTGAAAGCGCCGCTGAGAATAATAGCAAGGACGTAGATGTGAAGGAGACGACTACTGCAACGACCAAAAAGGCTCAAAAGCCTTGGCTGGCTGCGAAGCACAGCAAGGGAAAATCCATCCCGCCACCTCTTCGAAATAGGAACAAGAAGAAACTGCAGCAGTGGATGTGGGTGGGCATCACAAGCATCATTATTTTAGTTCTTTTCTGGCTGGGAAACATGGGTATGTTCTCCAATGTCGCTCTCAAGCGCCGAGCCCCCGTTTACTAA
- the LOC121755285 gene encoding CAP-Gly domain-containing linker protein 1-like isoform X1 yields MAETEVSNVASKMVAIEEICGLDMSSNQDLLKPDSNGNNHHNQANDLDHSYIFVTGADGLPDDTLDDKGVAIGGSSVPPPPEDSQYKKVGEFCEEAPHLIEGENGEVEPSNGHSHLVNYITCNHESSHENGQGVQVSVTDSGEVNANKIESSLEAEVELVDSDGISESLAKAEGFHVSVADPQEVHTGKPGSAAEATVKQVEDSISNGISESMPEAEVVKAVDQNRGIEAVEDGEQENVDGVKIAESPRVVENQETQVGALELVAEVEENGESRTNFSNINGSHSPDDGENQSNTSVTEALVQQSSQDMVVDEDKHDLQNVSMEAENDAKPTSEAAEHEVPTSTSLGLDSEPFSVHNMNKILEEEAKTDLSSDVLENQQGDDSGFSNIAQDMVGETDDLKPVVSSTDSHVQTTRDLVLEENNEDLPVLEVDNGPQYHEESQELLAVCNADSQMLTICDLVLDEKNEESSVPEVEQVAKCDEKSEEESVVSSTASQVPNSQDMVLEEKNEYSSVSEVEDGIQYHEEYQAQPVKSSSGSQVLITHDLVLKEKNEVSSESEVEDGIQCHEESQEQPVVSSSDSHDETTSDLVIEGKKEDLPVSVSEVEDGIQCHEESQEQPVVSSSDSHDETASDLVLDGKENDLSVSVSEVDSGAQNTKDSQEQPDVSGVSDDTLPSETSTQVSGQTESYPTADVHAPQSELKVSDVAEIGKFSSPSVVGLESQIIEQVVPAHDSGIRCTVEEASSGSDGVLDMVGPEKEIAFEGGEAHSESTVSSGKSEVGDSSPETLDVKLEPDGHVPDFSAINSGEKIDDVTVSCRTDNSDSCNARVVNLELEVDGVQNVADQLAGAPENLLVQEKENTENSQNEETSVSSAGVSTTSTTVVEDKSIKTKPFNFLIRTPRFDDESLREQIRLAKLQVDETTKLRDAVQLKIQEKRQANTQIHGIDYEYAKSEGRNARKLVRSKRTEIDSLQSVINKAKNALSIEDIDKQIHNMEHMIQHETLPLKEEKQFIREIKQLKQLREQLSSNMGSQDEIKKALEQREETEERLKILRKELDVLKSRVVKAEATAVEAGKKYDDENRKVKELQAQFRAANDVRQEAYAQWQDLRKELTKKSKYFFKYKDAAAVASNYAYSRDTEALYLLCMNQVESFMELWNTNPEFRSDYAKFNARSNVRRFGTLDCRSLGPDEVPPVLPSYANERGNKRVAVSTPAKVDLAPQDPTMELNQKIPTEKMTVDSKSIKKVTEPKNQKIVNAPAVTVQENGPDTHTVSHLADEEPVKSREEIELIRKAEELRREEDAAKLKEQCRLEALAKANEARERKKRQAEKMQQRAELKTQKEAEQREKEREKRLRKKERKKAVGTDANDITNNNCETAASSESAAENNSKDVDVKETTTATTKKAQKPWLAAKHSKGKSIPPPLRNRNKKKLQQWMWVGITSIIILVLFWLGNMGMFSNVALKRRAPVY; encoded by the exons atgGCCGAAACGGAGGTTTCAAATGTGGCGTCTAAAATGGTTGCAATTGAGGAGATATGTGGGTTGGACATGAGCTCTAACCAGGATCTACTCAAGCCCGATAGCAACGGTAACAACCACCATAACCAAGCCAATGATCTGGATCACTCATATATTTTTGTTACTGGGGCTGATGGCCTCCCTGATGATACTCTCGATGACAAGGGTGTGGCTATTGGGGGTTCTAGTGTTCCGCCTCCACCTGAGGATtcccaatataaaaaagttggTGAATTTTGTGAGGAAGCTCCACACCTGATTGAGGGGGAGAATGGGGAAGTTGAGCCGAGCAACGGGCACTCTCACCTAGTAAATTATATTACCTGCAATCATGAGAGTTCCCATGAGAATGGACAGGGGGTCCAAGTTTCTGTTACTGACTCTGGGGAGGTGAATgctaataaaattgaaagttcgtTGGAAGCTGAAGTTGAACTTGTGGATTCAGATGGAATAAGTGAAAGCTTGGCAAAAGCTGAGGGGTTCCACGTTTCAGTTGCTGATCCTCAGGAGGTGCATACTGGGAAACCTGGAAGTGCGGCTGAAGCTACTGTTAAGCAAGTTGAGGATTCAATTTCAAACGGAATATCTGAAAGCATGCCGGAAGCTGAGGTAGTGAAGGCTGTTGATCAAAATAGAGGAATTGAGGCTGTGGAAGATGGCGAACAAGAGAATGTTGATGGTGTTAAAATAGCGGAGTCCCCTCGTGTTGTTGAGAATCAGGAAACTCAAGTTGGGGCTTTAGAGTTGGTAGCAGAAGTAGAAGAGAATGGAGAATCACGTACCAATTTTTCGAACATCAATGGTTCCCATAGTCCCGATGATGGTGAAAATCAAAGTAACACAAGTGTAACTGAGGCATTGGTGCAACAAAGCTCTCAAGACATGGTTGTGGATGAAGATAAGCATGATTTGCAAAATGTTTCTATGGAGGCTGAGAATGATGCAAAACCGACCTCAGAAGCTGCAGAACATGAAGTTCCTACATCAACTTCCCTGGGTTTGGATTCAGAACCGTTTTCAGTTCATAATATGAACAAGATCCTTGAGGAGGAGGCGAAGACAGACTTGAGCTCGGATGTACTTGAAAATCAACAGGGTGATGACTCTGGGTTTAGTAACATTGCTCAAGATATGGTGGGAGAAACAGATGATCTAAAACCTGTTGTGAGTAGTACTGATTCTCATGTACAAACTACTCGTGACTTGGTTTTAGAAGAAAACAATGAGGACTTGCCTGTACTTGAAGTTGATAATGGCCCACAATATCATGAAGAATCACAGGAACTCCTGGCTGTATGCAATGCTGATTCTCAAATGCTAACCATTTGTGACTTGGTTTTAGATGAAAAAAATGAGGAATCATCTGTACCCGAAGTTGAACAGGTGGCTAAATGTGATGAGAAATCAGAGGAAGAATCTGTGGTGAGCAGCACTGCTTCTCAAGTGCCAAATAGTCAGGACATGGttttagaagaaaaaaatgaatactCATCTGTATCTGAAGTTGAAGATGGTATTCAATATCATGAAGAATATCAAGCACAACCTGTGAAAAGTAGTTCTGGTTCCCAAGTGCTAATTACTCATGACTTggttttgaaagaaaaaaacgaAGTCtcatctgaatctgaagttgaAGATGGTATTCAATGTCATGAAGAATCTCAGGAGCAACCTGTGGTGAGTAGTTCTGATTCTCATGATGAAACTACTAGTGACTTGGTTATAGAAGGAAAGAAAGAGGACTTGCCTGTATCTGTATCTGAAGTTGAAGATGGTATTCAATGTCATGAAGAATCTCAGGAGCAGCCTGTGGTGAGTAGCTCTGATTCTCATGATGAAACTGCTAGTGACTTGGTTTTAGATGGAAAGGAAAACGACTTGTCTGTATCTGTATCTGAAGTTGACAGTGGTGCTCAAAATACCAAAGATTCTCAGGAACAACCTGATGTTTCTGGAGTATCTGATGATACTTTGCCATCTGAAACCTCAACTCAGGTTTCTGGCCAAACGGAAAGCTATCCAACAGCAGATGTTCATGCACCTCAAAGTGAACTTAAAGTTTCTGATGTTGCAGAAATTGGAAAATTCTCTTCTCCTTCAGTTGTTGGTCTAGAATCACAAATCATTGAGCAAGTAGTTCCTGCTCATGACAGTGGGATTAGGTGTACTGTAGAGGAGGCAAGCTCAGGATCTGACGGTGTGCTTGACATGGTGGGTCCAGAAAAGGAAATAGCTTTTGAAGGCGGTGAGGCCCATTCTGAATCTACAGTCTCAAGTGGGAAATCAGAAGTTGGAGATAGCTCACCAGAAACACTTGATGTGAAATTGGAACCTGATGGTCATGTTCCTGACTTTTCTGCCATTAACAGTGGCGAAAAGATTGATGATGTGACTGTCTCTTGTAGAACAGATAATTCTGATAGCTGTAATGCTCGTGTAGTGAACCTTGAGTTGGAGGTAGATGGTGTTCAAAATGTGGCAGATCAACTGGCAGGTGCTCCAGAGAACCTGCTGGTGCAAGAGAAAGAGAACACTGAGAATTCTCAGAACGAAGAGACCTCTGTGTCTTCAGCAGGGGTGTCCACTACAAGTACTACTGTTGTAGAAGACAAAAGTATCAAGACAAAGCCATTCAACTTTCTGATTAGGACTCCAAGATTTGATGATGAAAGTCTTAGAGAACAAATCAGACTTGCAAAGCTACAAGTTGATGAGACGACAAAACTCAGGGATGCTGTTCAACTTAAAATCCAAGAGAAAAGA CAGGCCAACACTCAGATTCATGGTATCGATTATGAGTATGCCAAGAGTGAAGGCAGGAATGCTCGAAAGTTGGTCAGGTCAAAGCGCACAGAAATAGATTCTCTTCAGTCTGTGATCAACAAGGCAAAGAATGCATTATCTATTGAGGATATTGATAAACAG ATACATAATATGGAACATATGATACAACATGAGACTCTTCCCTTGAAGGAAGAAAAACAATTTATTCGTGAAATCAAGCAACTGAAGCAACTTCGTGAACAATTGTCTTCTAACATGGGTAGCCAAGATGAAATCAAGAAGGCTCTTGAGCAGAGAGAGGAGACTGAAGAGCGCTTAAAG ATTCTAAGGAAAGAGCTTGACGTTCTAAAGAGTAGAGTTGTAAAGGCTGAAGCAACTGCTGTGGAAGCTGGAAAAAAATATGATGATGAAAACAGGAAGGTTAAGGAACTCCAAGCTCAGTTTAGGGCTGCCAATGATGTCCGACAAGAAGCCTATGCTCAGTGGCAGGATTTGAGAAAAGAACTCACAAAAAAG AGCAAATACTTCTTCAAGTACAAGGATGCTGCTGCTGTTGCCAGCAATTATGCATATAGCAGGGATACAGAAGCACTTTACCTCCTGTGCATGAATCAG GTTGAAAGTTTTATGGAGCTGTGGAATACGAACCCTGAGTTCCGTAGCGACTACGCCAAGTTCAATGCAAGGAGTAATGTCCGGAGATTCGGGACTTTGGACTGTCGTTCACTTGGACCTGACGAGGTACCACCTGTCTTACCCAGTTATGCTAATGAGAGAGGTAATAAGAGGGTGGCGGTGTCAACACCAGCCAAGGTTGATCTAGCGCCACAAGATCCAACTATGGAGCTAAATCAAAAAATACCTACTGAGAAAATGACCGTAGACAGTAAATCAATCAAGAAAGTGACAGAACCCAAGAACCAGAAAATAGTAAACGCGCCTGCTGTCACTGTACAAGAAAACGGGCCAGATACTCATACTGTAAGCCACCTTGCCGATGAGGAGCCGGTCAAATCTAGGGAGGAGATTGAGTTGATAAGGAAAGCGGAAGAACTGAGAAGAGAGGAAGACGCAGCAAAGCTGAAAGAGCAATGCCGCTTGGAGGCACTTGCAAAGGCCAATGAGGCACGCGAAAGGAAGAAGCGGCAAGCAGAGAAGATGCAGCAAAGAGCAGAACTGAAGACACAGAAGGAGGCAGAACAGAgagaaaag gagagagagaagagactGAGAAAGAAGGAAAGGAAGAAGGCTGTAGGAACAGACGCTAATGATATCACCAACAACAACTGTGAAACAGCGGCAAGCTCTGAAAGCGCCGCTGAGAATAATAGCAAGGACGTAGATGTGAAGGAGACGACTACTGCAACGACCAAAAAGGCTCAAAAGCCTTGGCTGGCTGCGAAGCACAGCAAGGGAAAATCCATCCCGCCACCTCTTCGAAATAGGAACAAGAAGAAACTGCAGCAGTGGATGTGGGTGGGCATCACAAGCATCATTATTTTAGTTCTTTTCTGGCTGGGAAACATGGGTATGTTCTCCAATGTCGCTCTCAAGCGCCGAGCCCCCGTTTACTAA